Genomic DNA from Gimesia aquarii:
AGAGGAGGCATGAAGCTTTCTTCTGTGCGGGAAGCCACTTGATAGAGATAACTTTCATCCGGCTTACCGGGTACAATAGAAGCCCCGCTGTCTCCTCCTTTGAGCAAATCTTTTACGTTTTCCAGAACAAGCGCGCCTTCCTTTTTGGCAACGTTATGACAGGCAATGCAGTTGGCATCCAGAATCGGAAATACATCCTTCTCGAAGCTGACAGGACGCCCCAACTCTACTTTCGCAGGTTGAATCGGTTTCTCTTCAGCCACTGAAAAACGCCCCACCACGAGGACGACAGCTAACATGACACATAAATTTGTAAACCGGTTCCACATAACTTGTCCCTCTTTTATCACTGTTTGGACAGTTGAAATAAACGATCAACTGTTTTTTTATTTGAAATAATTTAGTCTGATTGATTTAAAACTACTTTGTGACTTTTAACTTAATAGGTGCATCAACTAATGCTTTTCCCTGAAAGTCGGCTTTTGCCTGGACAACCAAGTTAGCAAGGTCACCTTCAGTGGCTTCAGCACTTGCTTTAATTGGAAACGTTACTTCTGTCTTGTCCGCAGGGATTTGAACGGTGCCCGCAGTGACTCCCTTTACCCCGGGAGGGAGTGGCAATATCAATTCGACTGGTCCTTTGAATCCGTTAATGCGTTTAACAGTCGCTTTTACATCGATGGTCGCACCTTTTTTCAATGCTCCACCACCGGGAACACTGAGAGCCAGAGTAACCGGGGCCGGATTGACACGAATAACTAAAGGAGTCGAAGGGGCATATACCTTGATTTTCTTAGGAGCGGCTGCCTTTTCCGCGGCGGCGACTCGTTTATCAGCTGCTTTTTTAGCAGCATCAGCTGCTTTCACACGATCTGTGGCTGCTTTCACTTCCTGCGCGGCTTTAGCCTGTTCTGCTTTCATTTGCTCAGGAGTTTTACCTTTCGCTTTGGTAAGTGCATCGCGTGTTTTTGTTGCAGCGGCAAGAGCTGCCTGGGCTTCAGTCAATCGCTTAGTTAATTCAGCCTGTTCTTTCTTCGCCTCATCTACTTGACCTGGATTGCGACGGTATGAGACATCAACAGTTGATTGTAAATAAGTGGTATACACACCAGGATTCGCATTGTTTTTGACGAAGATCTGAAACAATTCGTCCTGCTTCCCTTTAGCAATTGTTTTATTCTGGATCGTGATATTGCTATTTTTGGGAATACCATTCCAGGCCAAGGCAACAGCGTTATCGAAGCCAGTCCGCTTCACGACTTTGACGGGAACCAGAATTTGTCTGCCCTGATTCACATTTACCTCTTTCACATCGGCTACGACTTGATAGGGAGCCACCTCATCAATTACTGAAAGCCCCAGGGAACGTGCAATACGCGACTCTGCACGAACATTATTTGCAACAGGGCGCAATACAGTGGCAGCACGGGCAACTCGTTCCAGCTTCTTAGCATCTGCTCCTGCAGCATGACCTACAATTTCAATCTGACCTGACCATTTTTTTGCGGTTTCATCCGCCTGGATAATCATTTCTGTATTATTCTTACCAGCACCGATGCTGGCCGCTTTGCAAGATACACCTGGTGGTAAACCTTTCACTGATAGATCGATTGTTTCATTAAATCCATCTTGTCTAAGAGCCATAACAGAAATCTTAAAACAATCTCCCTTACGCAGAGCAATTGCAGCAGGTCCTCCTCCTGTATTCACAGCCTGAGGATACAAGGGTAATGCAACAAGTCGATAATCGGGCTTCGGTTGTCGAACAATAGCGCGGTAAACCATTTGTGGATTGCCTCGCGTTTCAAACTGCAGGTCACGAATAGTAACACGGTATTCACCATCAGCGGGAGCAGTCAAAATGTAATACGGGTCATCACTTCGTGTATCAAATAATTTGCCACCAAGGTCAGGAAAGACACTCGTTGCCCCCACAGAAGCTAATCGTTTGAACGTTTCTTTTCCTTCTTTGTCTTTAATAACCTGATCGACAACAATCACAGGGTCCATGACCATTCCGTTTCTCTGCCCATAGACTTCAATCGAGTATTTTTCTTTCGCTTTTCCTGTAAAGCGAAACATGTCAACGTCATTCTTTGCTTCAAATTGACCGACAAATTCTCCTGGTAAGGCCAATTTTTCTTCGATGTTCTGTTCATCTTGAACAATTTTGCCTTCCGCATAGAAAATGGTTACAGGATTCGAACTTCCTGCGGGTGTTTCCCAAACGTAAGGAAAGCCATCAGAACTGACTTCATAAGAAAAACCCTGTTCTCCCATTTGTAATGTTTTTGGTTTAGCAGGTAGTGCGATTTGAACCTGCACTTCCTGAAGTGGCTCTTTGCCAATGCTTAAATTCGAGACTTTACCTCCCGGCAGATTATAACCGTACAAAGTATAGTTCGAAGTGGTCCCCGGAGTTCCGGAGGGTGGAATGATGAATTCGATATGAGGTTTTTTGTGGACACTCAAGCGATAAATATGTTGCGCGCCGCCCGAGTAAGTCAGATCATAAACTTTAACGTGATATGTTCCGTCCAGAGGAAGCGTAAGATTAACATATGGGTCACTACGAAACGTGTCGCGTTCACTGGCAAGACGTCTTTGATCAGGGCCATAGACCTCGACAATCGCAACCATGGGTGAATCAATTCGAGCTGCACGACAGTCGATAGAAACCTTCTCGCCCTTCTTACCGGTAAAAGAAAAATAATCAATATCAGTTGCTCCCTGCAAAGCTGCATTCACAACCGAATTTAATTCCATTGGGGTCGCCTGTTTTATTTGGTTATTCGGCTCAACTTCTGCTTTTTCCTTCATATCACTGACAACAAACGAACGAGGATTGCTGAGTCCATATAAACCATGTGCTCTGATATCATAAACTCCGGCAGGGACATCTTTACCAATAGTAACCAGAAATGTATTCACCACTGGAGTCTTTTTGCCATTACTCTCTTGCATTTTAGGTACGGCGGTAATTCCGGCGTGACTGAACCACAGTGAATCCAGTTTTTCCAGATCTTTTCCATTGGTAACCTTCAATTCAAAAGTTTGTCCTTTTTGACCTCCCGATGGAGAGACTGCGTACACAATTGTCTGCGGTAACTGTGCCCAAAGCATCTGAGAATTCGACAGGAAGAGGGAACTCACTCCTGCAACGAAAAAGCAGACAACCTTCGCAAAAAAACGACGTCGATCAAAAAATTGCGTTTGCGTCATAGTAATGCTACCAATTTTCTGGATGGAAGTTTCTGGGAGGAATCATGGGAGGAGATCGCCAACAATCTCTCTTTCTCTTACAAAAGAAACGGAAATCACAGGCAATCTTTAGTTTATTGTAAAAAAGCCGACAGCCATTGTCTAAACCTAAAATAGCTGTCAGCTTGAATTTCAAAGAGTTTATCAAATATCGAAATTAGTGATTGAACAAAAATTCTTTGGTATTAATCAGAGCCCATATAATATCCTCGTAAGCAACTTGTGGTTTCGCTTTATGCTTTTCGATGTACGAAAGCGCGAACTTCATTTCCTGCTCTTGAGGAGCACGGGAATACACCCAACGATAAAGCTCCTGGATTTTCTCTTCATTTGACCGCTTGGTATCTTTAGCGAGAGTTGCAGCGCGGCTGGATCCATTCGTGATCTTGTCCTGTACTTCCTTACTGTTCAGCAAATGTAAACTTTGAGCAAGGTTGGCACTTTGTGAACGCTCGCACTCACAAGCCGTATCCGCCTGAGGTTGTCCAAAGACTTTCAAAAAATAAGGTGCTGAAGTTGCATCTGTAATTTGAATCGCTTTCGCTTCCGCAGGCAGTCCGGAAAAACGTTGTGTCGAGTTCGTGACTTGATGAAAAACATCATACAAAACTTCTGCAGTGAGTCGCTTGGGATAATAGCGTGAGAAGTTTTGTTTATCTTTCAAGTTATGCTCATTGGGCAATGAACTCAGTTGATAGGCATTGGAACGACAAATCGCACGCACGAGCTCCTTTAAGTCGAATCCACTTTCGACAAAATGTTTTGATAGACCATCCAAAAGTTCCGGATTAGCGGGAGGATTAGTAGCCCGCATATCGTCTTCGGGTTCAACAATTCCTCGACCAAAGAAATGTTTCCAGTAACGATTAACCAGCGCTTTGGCAAAGAACGGGTTGTCAGTTCGAGACAACCACTGCACGAGTGCCACACGCGGGTCACGTTCCGGGCTTAATTCAAAAGGCTCCATTCCCAGAGCCGTTGGTTTTAGGTTTTCTCCCGAACGAATATTCTTTGCGGTTGCAGTACCTTCTTTATGGAAAATTCGCTTATCACGAAAACCTCTTGTACCAATGGGTCCAGAGCTGGGATCTTTCGTCCCCACACGACTGAAGAAAGCAGCTAACCCGTAATAATCATTCTGGCTCCACTTCTCAAAGGGATGATGGTGACAACGAGCACATTGAATACGAAGCCCCAGGAATAGTTGGGCTGTGTCTTCCACTTGTTCTTCGACGGTATTGACTTCACGATACCAGACCACCGCAGGATTCTGTCGATATTCTCCCGATGCAGAAAGAATCTCGCCTACGAATTCGTTGTATGGTTTATTCTCATAGAGACTATTCCAAATCCATTTATAAAAAGCATTCGTACCTGCGATATCAATCGGTTGAAGTTTTTTGTTACGTAAAACCATGTTCCACTTATTGGCAAAATAGTCTGCGTAAGCGGGACTGTCGATCAAACGGTCAATCAGCTTGTCCCGTTTCGCGGGATCTTTATCTGCCAGGAATACTTTCACTTCGTCTTCAGTAGGTGTTGATCCCGTAATATCGATATAGACTCTCCGCATGAATGTAGCATCATCGGATACAGGTGAAGGAGGAATTCCTAAAACCTTCAACTTATTGAAAACGGCTTCATCAATCAGATTACGCGATTTAGGGAGATTCGCAATCGTGACCCCCAGAGGAATCGTCGCCCGGAAGGTAGACACCTGCCCTTGATAACGGGCCATGATGGCAACCTCACCAGATAAGTTTAAAGTTTTAACCAAACCGGTTTTATTGACTTCCGCCATCTCAGTGTCGTTGGCTTCGAATAGAGCCATCCGAGTGACGTCTTCCGTAGAACCATCTGAATAAGTGGCAATGACTGAGATCTGCTGTTCGGCTTCCTGCCCCATTGTTCTTGACTGAGGAAAACATTCAATTGAGGCAACTGTGCGATCCTGATCACTCCCATAAGGCATGCCCTGCTCTATCCAACGATAAAGTAAACGATACTCATAGGAATCGGATTTGATCAATTTTCCACCACCGTGTGGAGTAACGCCGGTCCCTTTCATCAAAAGGAGACTTTCTGCGGGGGACGTAGGAAACAACCGACGCCCCCGGCCTTCTTTGACAAGAAACTCATAATCATCTTCAGGATAAAAGCCAAGCAGTGACAATTTAAAACCGTTCTGTCCGCTGGCTTTTCCGTGACATCCACCACTATTACAAGTCAGCTTGGTAAATATAGGAACTACTTGATTCTTGAAATTGATCGCCTCGGGTGATGCGATTCCCTGGACTGAGATAGGAATCGATGTCTTCTTACCATTTTTTGCAGTGACAGTGAGTTGAGTCTGGCCATCATTATGTGGTGTGATATAACCATCGCTTGAAATAGTAGCAATATTCTGATGCGTAATTGCATAAGTCACATTACGAGTCAAGTCCTGCAATTTACCGCTCGCCAAAACTCCAGTCACAAAAACTTGCTGGCGTGAATCGGGGCCTCTCAACAAAAGCAATTCTTTCTCACCCGGATGAGGTCCAATCTGGATTTCCTTAAAGTCCACAGGCACATTGGCAGCCGGCGTCCCCAACACATTCGTTGCACCGAAACCAGAGATAAGAAACAGCACTCCACATAGCATAAGGATCTGTGGCATCCGAGAGCCCTTGAATCGGAAATCCATACTTAATCACTCCTGTGCAACTGGTTTTATTTTTAGCTTCAGGTCTGTCAACAAAAATGTCTTGTGCGACTATGAGCAGACCTCTTCAAACTGTGGGTTCAAATCTGAAAACGTTAGTAATCTGGTTGGTTTATAAGGAAAGTTTTTTTAGGTAAGCTTACCAACCAGTTCAGACCAGTTGGTTAAGTTTTGCGGACTAGGCCAAGCCCATTACTGAATGAACTTTTCCTATTTATTCAATGTATCAAAGTTTATTGAATTGTCAATCTTTTAACCAATCACTTGCGAAAGAAACTGTTATTTTGAACACATCCAATTGCCACACCCATGATTCGCCACACATTGCCATTTGATCCAATTGTGACTTAGTACAACTGTCAAAAGCCGATTCACTCGCAAAACTCGCACAATAATTAAAATGTACTAACCACCATAAAACAGTGTTCTTTGCCAATAAATCTCACTGGAATCAGTCAGTTCTTTCAAAAACAGGATTTCTTTGATTGCCAGTAAATATCTCTTCTATAGAATAAAAGTTAGCATAGATTATGCCTCAGGACTTTCTCGTTGAGTAAATTTTGAGAATTAACTTTCTTACTAACTTTCCAGGTGGCTCCAAAACAATCACATGTCTGACTCAGAAAATTCCAGTCCTCAAGTTCCCAATATTCAACTTGTCTTTGAACAACTACGAGCAGGCAAACCGGTTATTGTGACCGATTCCACTGAGCGAGAAAATGAAGGTGATTTTATCGTCGCCGCTGAATCGATCACACCACAGATTGTGAAGTTCCTCTTACGTTATGGTAGTGGAGAATTGTGTGTCTCTCTTCCCGAGGAAGTCGCCGAACGCCTGCAACTAAATCCCATCGTCGGACCTGATGAAAATACGGCTCCTAACCAGACACAGTTTCTCATCCCAGTAGATCATAAAGATAGTGGAAGCGGCGTGAGTGCTGAGTTTAGAGCTCTCACAATTCGCGCTTTGAGTGACGAACATTCCCAAG
This window encodes:
- a CDS encoding DUF1549 domain-containing protein, with the protein product MPQILMLCGVLFLISGFGATNVLGTPAANVPVDFKEIQIGPHPGEKELLLLRGPDSRQQVFVTGVLASGKLQDLTRNVTYAITHQNIATISSDGYITPHNDGQTQLTVTAKNGKKTSIPISVQGIASPEAINFKNQVVPIFTKLTCNSGGCHGKASGQNGFKLSLLGFYPEDDYEFLVKEGRGRRLFPTSPAESLLLMKGTGVTPHGGGKLIKSDSYEYRLLYRWIEQGMPYGSDQDRTVASIECFPQSRTMGQEAEQQISVIATYSDGSTEDVTRMALFEANDTEMAEVNKTGLVKTLNLSGEVAIMARYQGQVSTFRATIPLGVTIANLPKSRNLIDEAVFNKLKVLGIPPSPVSDDATFMRRVYIDITGSTPTEDEVKVFLADKDPAKRDKLIDRLIDSPAYADYFANKWNMVLRNKKLQPIDIAGTNAFYKWIWNSLYENKPYNEFVGEILSASGEYRQNPAVVWYREVNTVEEQVEDTAQLFLGLRIQCARCHHHPFEKWSQNDYYGLAAFFSRVGTKDPSSGPIGTRGFRDKRIFHKEGTATAKNIRSGENLKPTALGMEPFELSPERDPRVALVQWLSRTDNPFFAKALVNRYWKHFFGRGIVEPEDDMRATNPPANPELLDGLSKHFVESGFDLKELVRAICRSNAYQLSSLPNEHNLKDKQNFSRYYPKRLTAEVLYDVFHQVTNSTQRFSGLPAEAKAIQITDATSAPYFLKVFGQPQADTACECERSQSANLAQSLHLLNSKEVQDKITNGSSRAATLAKDTKRSNEEKIQELYRWVYSRAPQEQEMKFALSYIEKHKAKPQVAYEDIIWALINTKEFLFNH